A portion of the Candidatus Cloacimonadota bacterium genome contains these proteins:
- a CDS encoding AMP-binding protein, with translation REIVLGGAALNKEVETFLRDIKFRYTVGYGMTECGPLISYVSWKNFKRSSCGKVVDNMEARIDSNDPQNEVGEILVRGENVMNGYYKNKEATAAAIDEEGWLHTGDLGILDNENNVFIKGRSKSMILGASGKNIYPEELEARLNNLPFVQESIVIEKDGKLVALVYPDMEAVDSEKIDEHELNKKMEENRILMNKYFPAYMAINRIEIYPEEFEKTPKRSIKRFLYSN, from the coding sequence CGCGAGATCGTTTTGGGTGGAGCAGCTTTGAATAAAGAAGTGGAAACCTTCCTGCGGGATATTAAATTTCGCTATACTGTTGGTTATGGCATGACGGAATGCGGACCTCTGATCAGTTATGTGAGCTGGAAAAATTTTAAAAGATCTTCCTGCGGAAAAGTAGTAGATAATATGGAAGCCCGTATCGATTCCAACGATCCACAAAATGAAGTAGGTGAGATACTGGTTCGTGGTGAAAATGTGATGAATGGATATTACAAAAACAAGGAAGCAACAGCTGCAGCAATTGATGAAGAAGGCTGGCTGCATACCGGTGATCTGGGAATTCTGGACAATGAAAACAATGTATTTATCAAAGGACGCAGCAAAAGTATGATTCTGGGTGCTTCCGGCAAGAATATCTATCCAGAAGAACTGGAAGCCAGATTGAATAATCTGCCCTTTGTCCAGGAATCTATCGTCATCGAAAAAGACGGAAAACTGGTTGCGCTGGTCTATCCCGATATGGAAGCGGTCGATTCCGAAAAGATCGATGAACATGAATTGAATAAAAAAATGGAAGAAAATCGGATTCTGATGAATAAATACTTTCCTGCCTATATGGCTATCAATAGGATAGAGATCTATCCCGAAGAATTTGAAAAAACACCAAAACGCAGCATCAAACGTTTTTTGTATTCGAATTAA